The following proteins come from a genomic window of Lolium rigidum isolate FL_2022 chromosome 5, APGP_CSIRO_Lrig_0.1, whole genome shotgun sequence:
- the LOC124652431 gene encoding probable serine/threonine-protein kinase WNK8 — protein sequence MSSPRRPERPTATRSNDNGYVETDPTGRYGRFDELLGKGAMKSVYKGFDEVRGVEVAWNQANLADVLRTPDALQRMYSEVHLLSTLRHDSIIAFHASWVSVSSTSPRGTGTGAGCGRTFNFITELFSSGTLRAYRLRYPRVSLRAVRGWARQILRGLAYLHAHEPPVIHRDLKCDNVFVNGHQGTVKIGDLGLAAVLRDTQTAHSVIGTPEFMAPEMYDEEYDELVDVYSFGMCMLEMLTVEFPYAECSNPAQIYRKVTSGKLPDAFYRVEDADARRFVGRCLVPASHRPSAQELLLDPFLSTQDTTMTMSTPPLLPALSTRSDRKYEKAAVARTDMTITGKLNSESDTIFLKVQIADESGHMRNIYFPFDIAGDTAIEVATEMVKELDIEDRDPSEIAAMIEQEILRLVPDWAGGNCGDQQEYYTYADDDDNEEQPPFYYLSSSPTSSHGSHCGVGPTASGLHGGHGDWLQDYGVSSDDDDTSSTRSALHYSSEEAQPEENPSGAPKTGPVKATRFGPGDSSSVGQNVSPHAGRPRRRGGSPDGGSGDDGGRRGRQLQQQQGRLTRNRSMVDVRSQLLHRTLVEELNKRMFFNTVGAVENIGFRRIPGYGGGPSSSSGTRTSSRGGGEQRGRRSGKENKHQFFMV from the exons ATGTCTAGCCCGCGGCGGCCGGAGAGGCCAACGGCGACGAGGAGCAACGACAACGGATACGTTGAGACCGACCCCACTGGTCGCTACGGCCGG TTTGACGAGCTCCTGGGCAAGGGAGCGATGAAGTCGGTGTACAAAGGGTTCGACGAGGTGCGCGGCGTGGAGGTGGCGTGGAACCAGGCCAACCTTGCCGACGTCCTCCGCACTCCCGACGCGCTGCAGCGCATGTACTCGGAGGTGCACCTCCTCAGCACGCTCCGGCACGACTCCATCATCGCCTTCCACGCCTCCTGGGTCTCCGTCTCCTCCACCTCGCCGcgcggcaccggcaccggcgccGGTTGCGGCCGCACCTTCAACTTCATCACCGAGCtcttctcctccggcaccctccgcGCGTACCGCCTCCGGTACCCGCGCGTGAGCCTCCGCGCCGTGCGCGGCTGGGCGCGGCAGATCCTCCGTGGCCTCGCCTACCTCCACGCCCACGAGCCTCCGGTCATCCACCGGGACCTCAAGTGCGACAACGTGTTCGTGAACGGCCACCAGGGCACCGTCAAGATCGGCGACCTGGGcctcgccgccgtgctccgggacACCCAGACGGCGCACAGCGTGATCGGCACGCCGGAGTTCATGGCGCCCGAGATGTACGACGAGGAGTACGACGAGCTGGTGGACGTGTACTCGTTCGGGATGTGCATGCTCGAGATGCTCACGGTGGAGTTCCCCTACGCCGAGTGCTCCAACCCCGCGCAGATCTACAGGAAGGTCACCTCCGGCAAGCTGCCCGACGCCTTCTACCGGGTGGAGGACGCGGACGCGCGCAGGTTCGTCGGCAGGTGCCTCGTCCCGGCCTCGCACCGCCCCTCCGCCCAGGAGCTCCTCCTCGACCCTTTCCTCTCCACGCAGGACACGACCATGACGATGTCAACGCCGCCGTTGCTGCCTGCCTTGTCGACCCGCAGCGACAGGAAATATGAgaaggcggcggtggcgaggACTGACATGACCATCACCGGCAAGCTCAACAGCGAGAGCGACACCATCTTCCTCAAAGTGCAGATCGCCGACGAATCAG GCCATATGAGGAACATCTACTTCCCGTTCGACATTGCCGGCGACACTGCGATAGAGGTGGCAACGGAGATGGTGAAGGAGCTGGACATCGAGGACCGGGACCCCTCTGAGATCGCTGCCATGATCGAGCAGGAAATCCTGAGGCTGGTGCCCGACTGGGCCGGTGGCAACTGCGGCGATCAGCAAGAGTACTACACGTACGCGGATGATGACGACAACGAGGAGCAGCCTCCTTTCTACTACCTCTCTTCTTCCCCGACTTCCTCCCATGGCTCTCACTGCGGCGTGGGGCCGACAGCATCTGGACTGCATGGAGGACATGGTGACTGGTTACAAG ATTATGGTgtaagcagcgacgacgacgacacgAGCTCCACCCGCTCTGCGCTGCACTACTCGTCGGAAGAGGCCCAGCCCGAAGAGAACCCCAGCGGCGCCCCCAAGACTGGCCCGGTGAAGGCGACCAGATTCGGCCCAGGTGACAGTAGCAGCGTAGGCCAGAACGTGTCGCCGCACGCCGGCCGGCCGCGGCGCCGTGGCGGGAGCCccgacggcggcagcggcgacgatggggggcggcgggggaggcagctgcagcagcagcagggtCGCCTGACGAGGAACCGCTCGATGGTGGACGTGCGGAGCCAGCTGCTGCACCGGACGCTGGTGGAGGAGCTCAACAAGCGCATGTTCTTCAACACCGTCGGCGCCGTGGAGAACATCGGCTTCCGCCGCATCCCCGGCTACGGCGGTGGACCATCGTCGTCGTCAGGGACGAGGACGtcctcgcgcggcggcggcgaacaGCGTGGGCGGAGGAGCGGCAAGGAGAACAAACACCAGTTCTTCATGGTCTGA
- the LOC124654586 gene encoding non-specific lipid-transfer protein 3-like produces MARVALLVVFTVLAALAAAGRASAAVSCSDVTSAIAPCMSYAMGKAATPSAGCCSGVRSLNGKASTAADRRTACGCLKNLAGSFKGVNMGNAASIPGKCSVSVSFPISTSVDCSKLN; encoded by the exons ATGGCTCGCGTGGCACTGCTCGTTGTGTTCACTGTGCTCGccgcgctggcggcggcggggagggcgTCGGCGGCCGTGAGCTGCAGCGACGTGACCTCCGCCATTGCGCCGTGCATGTCGTACGCGATGGGAAAGGCGGCGACGCCGTCGGCGGGGTGCTGCAGCGGGGTGAGGTCCCTCAACGGCAAGGCCTCCACGGCGGCCGACCGGCGCACGGCGTGCGGCTGCCTCAAGAACCTGGCGGGGTCGTTCAAGGGAGTCAACATGGGCAACGCCGCCAGCATCCCCGGCAAATGCAGCGTCAGCGTCTCCTTCCCCATCAGCACCAGCGTCGATTGCTCAAA GCTTAACTAA